From a region of the Phragmites australis chromosome 21, lpPhrAust1.1, whole genome shotgun sequence genome:
- the LOC133903184 gene encoding pentatricopeptide repeat-containing protein At2g01390, whose translation MAPKNIKMETHILSAVIEASCANCRPSCGLTVMHYSLSVGSELDRSAYSSLLSQYIRNGSFDLVVEIVEGLIKSGCILGTYLSSILILRLGYAGHSAYAAHIFRLFTAEKNVVTYTALINACFQAGKVDNALELFTQMRTTGISACSGTYEVLIHGYKRLGGNRNQNIIDEKEWICNGIFTLSCLNLKNWSSMALQHANDW comes from the exons ATGGCCCCGAAGAATATCAAAATGGAAACCCATATCCTGTCTGCTGTTATTGAGGCCAGCTGTGCAAACTGTAGACCATCTTGTGGACTCACAGTTATGCATTATAGTCTAAGCGTAGGCAGTGAACTTGATAGGTCTGCATATAGTTCTCTTCTTAGTCAATACATCAGAAATGGTTCATTTGATTTGGTCGTAGAGATTGTTGAAGGATTGATTAAATCTGGTTGCATTCTTGGGACATATCTATCATCTATATTAATACTCAGACTGGGCTATGCTGGGCATTCTGCATACGCAGCTCATATTTTTAGATTGTTCACTGCAGAAAAGAATGTTGTTACTTACACTGCCCTTATAAATGCCTGTTTCCAAGCTGGCAAAGTTGATAATGCTCTTGAGCTATTCACACAAATGAGAACTACTGGAATATCTGCTTGCTCGGGTACATATGAAGTGTTGATACATGGCTACAAAAGGCTGGGTGGAAACAGGAATCAGAACATTATCGACGAGAAAGAATGGATATGCAATGGCATCTTCA CTTTGTCCTGCCTCAACTTGAAG AATTGGAGCTCCATGGCGTTGCAACATGCAAATGATTGGTGA